TACCGCGCGGCGCGTCCGGATCGTCCATGATCAGCACGAAGCTGCGCGTCTCCGGCGGCGCGCCGCTCCAGTTCAGCTCCGGGGCGCGATCCTCGCCCTCGCAAGTGTAGCGCCGAGGGATCGTTGCGCCCTCGGCAAATGCGGGACTGCTCACACGCATCGCCATCGGCGCACCTCCTGAGATGGTCGGTTGAGCTCCACAGCCGCTCAGCAGCAAGAACCCGACCAGCAGCCGACCCCAGCGCGGCATTTGGATGCCCTCCGCACGCTAGCGTCCCAACTCGGCGCGCAGCGCCTCCAGATGCGCGCGGGCGATCGCTTCCAGAAAGCTCGCATCGTGGAGCAAACGCGCCTGCTCAGGGTTGGAGAGAAAGGCCGATTCGGTCAGCACGTTGTGGCCGCGCGGAAAGGTCCAGCGCACCGGCGCCACATCGGCGGGATGCACGCCGTCCGGGTAGCCGGCATCGCGGTAGCCGACCGTGCCGCCGGTCGCCGCGCGCAGGCGGGCCGCCAGGTCGGCGGCGAAGGTGAACGGCCCGGCGGCGTGTGGATCGACCAGCACCTCAACGCGGCGCAGAGTGGGATTTTTGCGGTTGCTGTTGACGTGCACCGAGATCAGGCGGCCCTGGTCGGCAGCGTTGTCGGGCCGAAACAGCAGCGCGTTGGCGTAGCGCACGCGCGCCGCCAGCGAGACGTAGCGATCGCTCGTGCGTGTCAGCGCTACCGTCGCGCCCTCGGCCGCGGCCAGCCGCGCCAGGCGCTGCCCGATCTCGAGCACCACCGCCTTTTCCTGCAGGCCACTGCCGGCGGGATCGACGCCGAAGTCGTTGCCGCCATGCCCGGGATCGATCACAATGGTGACGCCGCGCAGGGGCTGCGGTTGCGCCAGCGCCGCCGGAGCGAGGCCAAGCAGCGCCGGCAGCAGAAGCAACAGCACGATGCGCTGCCAGGGACGAATGCGCATCAGCATACCCAGATCGTACGGGGCGCGCACGTGGCCCGCCCCGTGCGCGCTACAGCAGGATCAGCATCGGCTGTTCCAGAATGCGCTTGAGCTCCTGCATGTACTCTGCCGCAACCGCGCCGTCGGCAACGCGATGATCGACCGAGATCGTCGCGCGCATGATCTGGCCGATCGCCAGCTGGCCATCGCGCACCACCGGCTGTTCCGTGACCGCACCCACCGCCACAATCGCGGCCTGCGGCGGGTTGATGATCGCCACGAAGCTCTCGACCGGATACATGCCCAGGTTCGAGGTGCTGAAGGTACCGCGTCCCAGCTCTTCGGGCGTGGCCTTGCCGGCGCGCGTGCGCTCGATCAGATCCTTGGCTTCGCGGCTGATCGTGCCGAGCGACTTGCGGTCCACATCCGTGATCGCGGGCGCCAGCAGCCCGTTCTCGGTAGCCACTGCAATACCGACGTTGATGTAGTCGTGGTAGATCAGCGCATCCTCGTCGAAGGTGGCATTGAGCACCGGGAACTTGGTCATGGCCAGCGCCGCGGCCTTGACGATCAGATCGTTGATCGTGATCTTGACCTCGCCGCCGGCGTTGAGCTGCTTGCGCAACTCCAGGGCCGCGCCCATGTCGATGGCCGTGGTGACGTAGAAGTGCGGCACAGGCGCTTTGCTCTGCACCAGGCGGCGCGCAATCGTCTGGCGCAGGCGCGAGAGCGGCTCACGACGCGTGCCGGGCTGCGGCACGGCAGCCGGTTGTGGCGCGGGCTGTGGCACGGCGGCCGGTTGTGGCGCCGGTTGCGGCGCCGGTTGCGGCGCAGGCCGGGGCGCGACGGCCGGGGCGGCCGGCTGCGGCGCGGGCACGCCACGCTGCAACGCCGCCTCAACGTCGCGGCGCACAACGCGGCCACCAGGGCCAGAGCCCTGGATGCGCGTCAGGTCGAGGTTGTTTTCGCGCGCCAGGCGACGCGCCATCGGCGACGCGGGCACCTGACGACCATCGCCGCCGCTGGGCGCAGGCGCAGCTTCCGGCGGAGCGCTCACCGGCGCGGCCTGCTCGGTCTGCTGCGCGGCAATGGAGACGGCCTCGCCGCCCTCGCCGGCCTGCTGCGTGGTGGCCGGCGCGCCCGAGGGACGCTCGGCGGTCGCCGCCTGATCGGTCGCCTCAGCCGCGGCGGGCGCTGCCGCCGCGCCGTCGCCATTCAACAGAGCGATCGGCGTACCGACCGGCACAGTCTGCCCCTCCTGCACCAGGATCTTGGACAGCGTGCCGGAGGCAAACGCTTCGATTTCGATCGTCACTTTGTCGGTTTCGATCTCAGCGATCGGCTCGCCCTTTTTGATCTCGTCACCGGGCTTTTTGAGCCATTTGACGATCGTACCTTCCTGCATATCGAAGCCCATTTTGGGCATCGTGATTTCGGCCATCTTCAGCTCCTCAATCATCGGCGCGGAATCAGGGAGGCGGTGACGGGAGGCAAGCGGCGGAGCGCGGGTCCGCGCGCGGCCTGGCCCGGTCGGCGTGGCAGGCGCTGCCTCCCGGTCTGGTCTTCCCTGATCCCTACTCCAGCACCTTGCGAATCGCCGCCTCGATCCGTTCCGGCGTCACAACTACCTGGTTCTCTAGGTTGGTAGCGTAGGGGAAGGGCACTTCGACATAGCCCACGCGCTCGATCGGCGCATCGACGTAGTCGAAGCCGTGCTCATAGAGGCGGGCGACGACTTCGGCCTGCACGCCGTGCGACTGCCACTCTTCCGAAACAACCACCGCGCGGTTGGTCTTGCGGAAGCTGGTCAGCGCCTTGCTCATATCCAGGGGCCGGATGGTGCGCAGGTCGATGATCTCGCACTCAATGCCTTCCTCTTTGGAGAGCTTTTCGGCGACCTCCATGCACAGGTGCACCGGACGCGAGTAGGTGACGATCGTCACATCCTTGCCTTCGCGCGCCAGGCGTGACTCGCCGATCTTGGCCTGGTAGTCATCGGGCACTTCGCCTTTGACGCCATACATTAGCGTGTGCTCGATAAAGATCACCGGATCGGGGTCTTCCATGGCGGCGCGGAAGAGCGCCTTCATGTCGGCGGGCGTAGCCGGCGCAACGACCTTGAGGCCAGGCACGTAGGCGAACATCGTATCGAAGGCCTGCGAGTGGGTCGCCGAGAGGTTGCGCCAGCCGTTGGTGGTGCGCAGCACCAGCGGGCACTGCATCTGACCACCGAACATATAGTAGAGCTTGGCGGCGTGGTTGATGATCTGGTCAAAGGCCAGCAGCGAGAAGTTGACCGACATGATCTCGACGATGGGCCGCATGCCCAGCATGGCCGCACCGATGCCGACGCCAACGATGCCGGCCTCGGCGATGGGCGCGTCACGGATCTTCTCGGGGCCGTACTCCTCGAGAAAGCCGGCGGTCACGCCATAGGTGCTGCCGTAGTAGCCGATGTCTTCGCCGATGATAAAGACGCGATCGTCTTTGAGCCACTCACGAAGCTCTGCGCGCAGGGCTTCGCGGACTGTCATGACTGCCATAGCCGTCTCTTTCTGCCTCGCAATGCACACGGCGGTGGCACCCGGCGCGCGATTGGCGCCGGGCAGCAACCGTCCCTAATATTTGTCCGCGATCGGATTGGCGTACGCCGAGGTCGGATCGAGCCACTTTTCTTCGGCGGGCGGGCTCTGGTCGGCGAACTGCACCGCCTCGTCCACGACCTGTTCCATCTGGCGCTCGATCTGCTGCGCCTGCTCCTCGCTCAGGATCCCGTCCTCGATCAGCTTCTTGCGGAAGACCTGATTTGGATCACGCGCGCGATACTTTTCGATCTCTTCCTTGGTGCGGTACTTCTGTGTATCCTGCGCCGAGTGGCCACGGAGGCGGTAGGTAACGCACTCCAGCAGCACCGGGCCCTGGCCGCTGCGCGCATGCTCCACGGCGCGCAGCGCCGCCTCATAGGTGGCGATCAGATCGTTACCGTCCACGCGCTCGGCGGTCATGTCGAAGGCGCAGGCCTTGCGGTAGATCTCCTGCACCGAGGAGTGGACGGCGATGGGCGTGCCCATGGCGAAGAGGTTGTTCTCGCAGACAAACACCACGGGCAGCTTGCCCAGCTTGGCGAAGTTGAGCGCCTCATAGAACTCGCCGCCGTTGGTTGCGCCGTCGCCGAAGAAGACCATCACTACTTCGGGTTTCTTTTGGAGCTTCAGCGCGGTGCCCATGCCGCAGGCCATCAGCAGGTGGCTACCGACGATCGCGTAGCCGCCCCAGAAGCGCTTGCTGACGTCCACGAAGTGCATCGAGCCGCCCAGGCCCGCGGCGCAGCCGGTGGCCTTGCCGAAGAGTTCGGCCATCAGCGCTTTGGGGTCGAGTCCGCGCGCCAGGGCATGGCCGTGATCACGGTAGTGGGTGATGATGTGGTCTTCCGGTTTGAGGGCGTTGATCGTGCCGACCGCTACCGCTTCCTGTCCGACGTAGAGGTGGAGAAAGCCGCCGATCTTGGCGCGCGTGTACATCTCCTGACATTTTTCCTCAAAGACGCGGATCAGGACCATCTGCCGGTACATGTCGATGAGCTGCTCGGCGCTCAGGCCGGCGTACCGCTCGGTGGTCTCAGGCGTGGTTGCCATCGCCTCATCCTTTGCTTGCACTCGCTTGTTCCGTTTGGTTGCCATACCATTTCGGGATCGATGCCCGCTCTGCCGGCGCCCTGCCTCAGGCACAGCGCGCAGCGACGCCATCCACCCCGCACCCTTTCCAGATGAACAGATCGAGTCGCATCGGCGTCGCGCGCAGGCATGCCGGCAGGTTCAGCTCGCGCATGAGTGCTGTCAGCTCCGCCGGAGTATAGGCGCGCAAAACCGATCGCGGGCCATCGCGTCGACTCACGGGCGACACGCTGACCGCTCCCAGCAGGCGCGCGCCCCACAGGGCCGGCGCGCCGCGTCGCACGTCACTGATGATGACGCCCAGGCGCGCCACGCGCAGCAGTTCACGCAGCAACGCGCGGACGGCTGCGCCGCTGAAGTGATGGAGCGTTTGTGCGCAGGTGACAATATCGACGGCGTTGTCGACAAAGGGCAGCGCCAGGGCATCATGGCGTAGCAGCATGATCGCCTGCCTGTTGATCTGCCGGCGTGCTTCGCGCAGCACCGCAGCGTGTCGATCACTGGCCAGCAGGCGCGCCGGACGGCCCTGCCGCAGCACGCGACGGCTCAGCAGCACCGGCAGATCGCCACGCCCCGTGGCCACATCCAGGATCGTCGGTGTGTAGCCTGCCGGCAGCGTCACCAGCCAGCGCGCGACCTGCTGTGCGATCGCAGCGTAGGCACCTGTCCAGCGCCCGGCACGCGCAATATCACCCAGATTGTCGTGTACCAGCCGCGGATCGACTGCGTCGTCGTCCAGCGCTTCCGGCGCCTCGCTACGCGGCGGTACCCAGCGGGGGGCAATCCCCTTCAGGACGCGCATTCCAGCCGTGTATTATGCACCAAAAACGGCGAACATGCCAATCGCAGGCTTAGGCTCCGCGCACCCGCTCCGCCGGCTCCGCGCCGGCGGCGGCCTGATGCACCGGCACCCGCCGACGGTGGCGTGCCAGCCAGGCGGCATAGCCCAGCGCCACGATCAACAACAGCAGGAGCGGCAGGCGCACCAGCGCCAGCACCTGCGAGGCCCAGCCCAGATCAAGCAGCGAAACTAGCAACAATCCCGCGATCAGGGCGATCTCCTGCGCGATCGCCTCGCGCCAGGCCGTCTGCCAGCTCATCAGCTCCCTCCTATGCCTGTAGTCCGGCTCCAGCAAGAGCTGTGCTAGAATGCGACTCTCACCGAACAGGAGTACAGACGCATGTCGATCATCAAGCACTATCTTTCCTGGGCCGAGATCGAGGAGCTGGTTGCGCGCCTCGCCCACCAGATGCAGGGCTGCCACTTCGATGCGCTGCTGGCTGTGACGCGCGGTGGCCTGGTGCCCGCCGGCCTGATCGCCTACCATCTGGGCCTGCGCAATATTCTGGCCGCCGCCGTGCAGTTCTACAGCGGCGTTGGCCAGCGCACTGCCGCACCCACCTTCCTCCAGTTCCCCGCCGATCCGTTTCTCAGCAACAAAACCATCCTGATCGTGGACGATATCTGGGATAGTGGCAAAACGATCTCGGCGGTGCGCACGCGCGTCCTGGCTGCCGGTGGTCAGCCGGTCACCGCCGTGCTGCACTACAAACCGCGCGCGTCGCTGTTCGACGCCCAACCCGATTATTATGTCGAGTCGACCGATGCCTGGATTGTCTATCCCTGGGAGCCTGCCAGCGAGCGCGAGGACGCGACGCAGGCGCACGCCTAGGCACTCACAGGCAGGCGATGGCCGCCAGCAGCTCCTGCTGCACCTCATCGGTCAGCAGCCGACAGCCGGCGCCCAAATCGTCTTGGACGCTCAAGGCGCGGCGGATGGCGCGCATGCGCTCTTCGGTGCGCGCCGGGTCGATGCCCAGCGCGGCTGCCAGCGCCGGCGCCGACTCGTCGATGATCGCCCGGCGCACGGCGGCAGCATCCGCGCCGTAGCGCCAGGCCACCTGTTCAATAGCCGCATCGATGGCCGGATGCCAGTGCATGTACCTCCTCCGCGAGCGTAACCGGGAGCAACCATGAGTCAGTCGCTTGCGCCGCTGATCGCCGTCGTCGGCCCGACCGCGGTGGGTAAAACGGCCTTCAGCATTGCGCTGGCCGAGCGCATCGGTGGCGAGATCGTCAACGCCGACTCACGGCAGATCTACCGCTTTATGGATATCGGCACGGCCAAGCCGACGCCGACAGAACGAGCGCGCGTGCCGCACCATCTCTTCGACATCGTCACTCCCGATCAGGCGTTCTCCCTAGCAGTGTACCAGGAGCTGGCAAGCCGCACGATCGCGCAGATCGCAGCGCGCGGCCATGTGCCCTTGCTGGTCGGCGGCACGGGCCAATATCTTGCGGCGCTGCTGGAAGGCTGGCGCGTGCCACGGGTCGCGCCCCAGCCGGAGCTACGCCAACGGCTGGCTGAGGAAGCGGAGCAGCACGGCGTTGGGGTGCTGTACGAGCGCCTGCGCCGCGTCGATCCGCTTGCAGCGGCGCGCATCGAGGCGAACAATCTGCGGCGCATTATCCGCGCCCTGGAGGTGTACGAGGTGACGGGCCAGCCCATCTCGCAGCAGCAGGAGCGGCAGCCACCGCCCTACCGCACGCTCACGCTCTGGTTGACGATGGAGCGCGCGGAACTGTACCGGCGCATCGATGCGCGCGTGGATACGATGATCGCCGCCGGCTTGGTCGAGGAGGTGCGCAGCCTGTTGGCGCGCGGTTACGGCTGGGAGCTGCCGGCGATGTCCAGCCTAGGCTACAAAGAGTTCCGTCCGTATTTCGAGGGGAGCGCTCCGTTGGAGGTGTGCATCGAGCGTCTCAAATTCAACACCCACGCCTTTGTGCGCAAGCAGGAGATGTGGTTCCGCCGTTTGCCGCATCTGACGCGCCTGGCGGCGGACGAACACGCGCTCGACGCGGCGCTGCGCATCGTGCGCGAACGGCAGCTGGTCGGCTGATGCGTCGCGCCCGACCCGCGCCACCAAGGCGCAGCGCGGGCGTTCTCGATACCGCCCACGCTGCCTGATGGTGTCAGCGGCGCGGCACGGCATCGATCGAACGCGCCATGGCCGGCCCCTGCGAAGAGGGTTTGGGCTCGGCCCCCGTCGTCAGTGCCCGTTCGCGCTCCTCGCGCGCCCGCGCTTCGCGCCGCCGACGGGCCTCCTCGGCCAGTTGCTCGTCGCGCCGGTAGTAGAAGCGCAGCTCCTGATCGTACTGTTCGCCGCCATGGTAGGCGACATAGACGCGGCTGCCCTGGGGAATGCCGCCCGAGGCCACCAGATCCGCCAGCGGCGCGTCGATATCCTTGAGCATGCGCGCGCGCAGGGGCCGCGCGCCAAAGGTGGGGTTGTACCCCTTGCGCAGGATGTGGTCCTTGGCTGCCGGGCTGACCTCGACCTGAATGCCGTAGTTGAGATACTGGCCGTTGGCCTCGCTGAGCATGCGGTCGAAGATCTGGCTCATGGTTGAGCTCGACAGAGGCCGGAAGGCGATGATCTCATCGATGCGGTTGATCCACTCCGGGCGGAAGACGCGCTGCAGGGCCTCAAAGCCGATCTGGTAGATCTGCTGGCCGGTGGCTTCCATATCCTGGCGCGTGGAGCGGAAGCCAATGTTGCGCTTGTCGATGAAATCGACCATCTCCTTGGCGCCGACGTTGGTGGTCATGATCAGGATCGCGTTGCGGAATGAGACCACCCGCCCGCTGTTCAGCAGCGTGATCTCACCGTCCTCCATGATCTGCAGCAGCAGATTCCACAGCTCGGCCGTGCCCTTTTCGATCTCGTCAAAGAGCACCACGCTGTTTTCGGTCTCGATGATCTCCGGATCGAGCAGCGGTTTCTGATCACGGCCAACATAGCTGGGCGGCGCGCCAACCAGTGCCGAAACCTCATGTCCCTGGCTGAAGATCGAGCAGTCGATCTTCAGAAAGCCGCCACCTTCGGGATGCAGCCGCTGCGCCAGCCGCTTGGCACATTCGCTCTTGCCGACGCCGGTCGGCCCCAGGAACAGCAGATTGACCAGCGGACGGTTGCGATTCCCCGCTGAAAATCCAACCCGGGCGCGATTGAGCGCCCGAATCAGGCTTTCGATCGCGCGGTTCTGCCCAAAGATCGCGTTGCGCAGATCGTGCTCGATCGCGTCCAACGGATTGGCAGTTCCACGAGTAGCCAGCTGCATGCCCTCCGGAATCGGATCGGCAGGCAGTGGAGCGAGCTGATGAGCGCTCATACGAAACCCTCCTGACAGGCATGTTCTGATGACGATTTTGGAATTCGGGCGCGTGTGGCAGGTTGCTCGCGACGTGTGGCGCCGGGATTGATCAGTGATGCACGGGATCATACCCGCCCCACCCGGCGATCGCAAGGGCAGCCAGGCCCATCTGCGCCGCGCCACCCGGCTCAGGCCAACATGTGCCTCTTCATGCAGGCACGCGCCCGCTCCACCGCTGGCCTCACAAGCACGTGCCCCGCCTTCCACGCGGAAGGCGGGGCACGTTAGCGGCGAAACGCGGAACCGCAACTCAGGGCAGCACCGGCGCCTGGGCCAGGGTTGCCTCGTCGATGGTCAGCAGCGTGATACTGACCCAGCCTTCGGCTTCGGGCGCGACCACGCGAATCCACCGGCCGTCCGCCGTTTTACCTTTGACGGTGACCGTCTGGCCGGCATGTAGCTGACCCAGCACGGTGCCAGTCTCCAGATTCGGCAGATAGCGGATGTTGCCGCCGTTGAAGACCGTCGCTTTGAGTGGCCCGGCCGTGACCGCCGCCGCGGGCGGACGTACCGAGGGGATCTCGTTGATGCGCGCGGCATCGACCTGCGCCTGGCTGCGAGACAACCAGGCGACGCGCGCGCCCTGCGGCACCAGGAACCACTGCCCATCGTCGCTGCGCAGCAGTGGCGTGAAGGTGGTGCCGGGCTGCACCACTGTGACCACCGCGCTGCCCAGCGTCGGGCTGATCAGCAGCGTGGCCTCAGCGGTAGTTGCCACGGTGGGTGGGCCTGCCGGGATGGGCGTCGGCTCCGGCGAGGGAGCGGGCGTCGGCTCCGGCGAGGGAGCGGGCGTCGGCTCCGGCGAGGGAGCGGGCGTCGGCTCCGGCACGGACGTCGCCTCGACCGCAACGGCAAAGAACTCCTCGCGCAACAGCGAGGGCACCACCAGGTCGCGCTGGGCCGTCAGCGCCTCCGCACCATTGCCGAGCGTCACTTCGACGCGATAGGTGTTGCGCTCCGGCAGCGGCGGCGCGTCCGCGGCCTTGGTCAGGCGCAGATTGAAGCGCCCATTCATCACCAGGCCGGTGGTCGAGGTTGGGTCGGCCCACGCTACGGGCTGCGTGCCATCCAGCAACTGCGCGCTCACCGGCGTGCCATCTGCAACGTGATCAGCCGTGCCCTCGATCGCAATCGCATCACGATTGACCACGCGTGCATCGGCCAGGGTGAGGCTGGGCGGCGGTGTTTCGGCCGCCTCGGTGGACTGCGGCGCGTTGAGCAGGCTCCAGACGACCCAGGTCGCGCCGGCGATCAGCAGGATCGGCAGCAGCACAATACTCAAGCGCGTCGGTAGCGGCAGGCGGCGAAAGCGCGCCAGGGCCGACTCCTCATCGATCGGCGGGAGCGAGGTATAGTCAATCGTTTGGGTCGGCAGGTAGGCGGCCAGTTGATCCGCCTCGCCGCCCCGAGCTTTGCGCTTAAACGGCAGTTTGGGCATGCTGATCACATCCTCCGAGTTGTGGGCTTTGGCTACGGGCAGAGCATAGCACCAGCCGTCGTCGGCCAGCCAGACGCGCTGGGCAGAGCATGACGCGTCCGCTTCTCCTAGCGCAAGACGGTACCGGTTCGACAGACGCGCGCTGCTGCGGTACGATCGGCCCATGCGGCAGCGATGTAGGTGGCTGCTTGATCTGGCTGCTCTGGCGATCCTGGGACTCTTCGGCTGGAACATCGCGCTGACGGCGCGCGGCGCAGCCGATCCGATCTGGAGCGCGATCCAGCAACGGGGCACGCTGCGCGTCGGCACGGCGCCCGGCTTCCGCCCCTTTGTGGTCGAGCGCGATGGTCGGCTGCAGGGCTACGACATCGACCTGGTTAACGAGGTCGTGCGGCGGCTTGGCCTGCGCGCCGAGTTTGTGCCGCTGGCCTACGACGCGCTCTACGACACGCTCAGCACGCGGCAGGTCGAACTGCTGACGGCGGCGCTGCCGTTGGCGCCGGAGCAGGGCTGGCGCGCGCGCTTCTCCACGCCCTACCTCAACGCCGGGTTGGTGCTGGTGCTGCACCGCGCCGGCACGATTGACGCGGATGCACCGCAGCTCAGCGGCCGGACCATCGGCGTAGCGCTGGGCTCGGACGCCGACAGCTACGCGCGCGCGCTCCAGCAGCGTGATGCCCGCATCAGCGTGCGCAACGACTTCGAAACGCCCGAGGCAGCCCTGGCCGCCCTGACACGCCGGCAGGTGGACGCAGTGATCGCCGACGCGGTCAGCGCGCTGGCCGCTGGGCAGGCCGATCCAGAGCTGATGATCGCGCCGAACGCGCTGACCTTCGAGCCCTATGTCCTGGCGATGCCGGTGGAAGCCTACCAGCTGCACGGCGCGATCAACCAGGCCCTGGAAGCGATGCGCCTGCAGGGCTGGTTCGATCAGGCCAACCAGCGCTGGTTCCGGCCCGAACACGTCTATGCCGCACCCGACGGGTCCTAAGGGCTTGATCGCCTCTGCTATGCTGTCGCCATGACGCCAACCCGCCGCTACCTGGCTATTTCCTTTGATGTCGGCCATACACTGATCGATGCCCGGCGCAGCCCGCCACAGATCGTCGCCGAACTACTGGCCGAGCTGGGCCACCACACCACGCCGGAGATGCTCCAGGCCGCTTATCAGCGCGCCGAACGGCTGTTTCTGGAAGACTACCTGCGTCCGCTGTGCGATACCTGGGAGGCCGACGAGCGTATCCAGCGCTTCTATTGCGACTACTATCTGCGCATCCTGCATGACCTGGGCCTGCCCCAGGCTGAGGAGCGCCATGCGCTCACCATCATCGCGCGCTACCTCGAACCCGCCAACTGGCAGCCCTACCCGGGTGTGATCGACACGCTGGCCGAGCTGCGCGCGCGTGGCTACCGCCTCGGCGCAGCCTCGGACTGGGACACCAACCTGCGGCGCATTCTCCAGCACCTGGGCCTGACGCGCTACCTGGACTGGGTGATCATCTCCGGCGCGCTGGGCGTTGCCAAGCCCTCGCCCGGCTTCTACCGGCTGGTGGTGCAGCGCGCGGGCGTGCCGGCGGCGCGTATCGTGCACGTCGGCGACTCCTACTATGCTGACGTACGTGGCGCGCGCACGGTGGGCATGGACGCCGTGTTGATCGACTGGCGACGCCGCGAGCTGCCGCGTCTGGACGTGCCCGTGATTCAGCGCCTGCCCGACCTGCTGGACGTGCTCGAAGTGTGAGGCAAGCGTCCCTGGCACCCCAGTTGCTGGTGGCATGCCAAACTGCGCGGAAAGGAGAGCACGGGCATGGCACAGCACAAGAATCCGCTGGAG
This is a stretch of genomic DNA from Kallotenue papyrolyticum. It encodes these proteins:
- a CDS encoding N-acetylmuramoyl-L-alanine amidase family protein encodes the protein MLMRIRPWQRIVLLLLLPALLGLAPAALAQPQPLRGVTIVIDPGHGGNDFGVDPAGSGLQEKAVVLEIGQRLARLAAAEGATVALTRTSDRYVSLAARVRYANALLFRPDNAADQGRLISVHVNSNRKNPTLRRVEVLVDPHAAGPFTFAADLAARLRAATGGTVGYRDAGYPDGVHPADVAPVRWTFPRGHNVLTESAFLSNPEQARLLHDASFLEAIARAHLEALRAELGR
- a CDS encoding dihydrolipoamide acetyltransferase family protein — translated: MAEITMPKMGFDMQEGTIVKWLKKPGDEIKKGEPIAEIETDKVTIEIEAFASGTLSKILVQEGQTVPVGTPIALLNGDGAAAAPAAAEATDQAATAERPSGAPATTQQAGEGGEAVSIAAQQTEQAAPVSAPPEAAPAPSGGDGRQVPASPMARRLARENNLDLTRIQGSGPGGRVVRRDVEAALQRGVPAPQPAAPAVAPRPAPQPAPQPAPQPAAVPQPAPQPAAVPQPGTRREPLSRLRQTIARRLVQSKAPVPHFYVTTAIDMGAALELRKQLNAGGEVKITINDLIVKAAALAMTKFPVLNATFDEDALIYHDYINVGIAVATENGLLAPAITDVDRKSLGTISREAKDLIERTRAGKATPEELGRGTFSTSNLGMYPVESFVAIINPPQAAIVAVGAVTEQPVVRDGQLAIGQIMRATISVDHRVADGAVAAEYMQELKRILEQPMLILL
- a CDS encoding alpha-ketoacid dehydrogenase subunit beta, with protein sequence MAVMTVREALRAELREWLKDDRVFIIGEDIGYYGSTYGVTAGFLEEYGPEKIRDAPIAEAGIVGVGIGAAMLGMRPIVEIMSVNFSLLAFDQIINHAAKLYYMFGGQMQCPLVLRTTNGWRNLSATHSQAFDTMFAYVPGLKVVAPATPADMKALFRAAMEDPDPVIFIEHTLMYGVKGEVPDDYQAKIGESRLAREGKDVTIVTYSRPVHLCMEVAEKLSKEEGIECEIIDLRTIRPLDMSKALTSFRKTNRAVVVSEEWQSHGVQAEVVARLYEHGFDYVDAPIERVGYVEVPFPYATNLENQVVVTPERIEAAIRKVLE
- the pdhA gene encoding pyruvate dehydrogenase (acetyl-transferring) E1 component subunit alpha, encoding MATTPETTERYAGLSAEQLIDMYRQMVLIRVFEEKCQEMYTRAKIGGFLHLYVGQEAVAVGTINALKPEDHIITHYRDHGHALARGLDPKALMAELFGKATGCAAGLGGSMHFVDVSKRFWGGYAIVGSHLLMACGMGTALKLQKKPEVVMVFFGDGATNGGEFYEALNFAKLGKLPVVFVCENNLFAMGTPIAVHSSVQEIYRKACAFDMTAERVDGNDLIATYEAALRAVEHARSGQGPVLLECVTYRLRGHSAQDTQKYRTKEEIEKYRARDPNQVFRKKLIEDGILSEEQAQQIERQMEQVVDEAVQFADQSPPAEEKWLDPTSAYANPIADKY
- a CDS encoding methyltransferase domain-containing protein, with the translated sequence MRVLKGIAPRWVPPRSEAPEALDDDAVDPRLVHDNLGDIARAGRWTGAYAAIAQQVARWLVTLPAGYTPTILDVATGRGDLPVLLSRRVLRQGRPARLLASDRHAAVLREARRQINRQAIMLLRHDALALPFVDNAVDIVTCAQTLHHFSGAAVRALLRELLRVARLGVIISDVRRGAPALWGARLLGAVSVSPVSRRDGPRSVLRAYTPAELTALMRELNLPACLRATPMRLDLFIWKGCGVDGVAARCA
- a CDS encoding phosphoribosyltransferase yields the protein MSIIKHYLSWAEIEELVARLAHQMQGCHFDALLAVTRGGLVPAGLIAYHLGLRNILAAAVQFYSGVGQRTAAPTFLQFPADPFLSNKTILIVDDIWDSGKTISAVRTRVLAAGGQPVTAVLHYKPRASLFDAQPDYYVESTDAWIVYPWEPASEREDATQAHA
- the miaA gene encoding tRNA (adenosine(37)-N6)-dimethylallyltransferase MiaA, whose translation is MSQSLAPLIAVVGPTAVGKTAFSIALAERIGGEIVNADSRQIYRFMDIGTAKPTPTERARVPHHLFDIVTPDQAFSLAVYQELASRTIAQIAARGHVPLLVGGTGQYLAALLEGWRVPRVAPQPELRQRLAEEAEQHGVGVLYERLRRVDPLAAARIEANNLRRIIRALEVYEVTGQPISQQQERQPPPYRTLTLWLTMERAELYRRIDARVDTMIAAGLVEEVRSLLARGYGWELPAMSSLGYKEFRPYFEGSAPLEVCIERLKFNTHAFVRKQEMWFRRLPHLTRLAADEHALDAALRIVRERQLVG
- a CDS encoding AAA family ATPase, whose protein sequence is MSAHQLAPLPADPIPEGMQLATRGTANPLDAIEHDLRNAIFGQNRAIESLIRALNRARVGFSAGNRNRPLVNLLFLGPTGVGKSECAKRLAQRLHPEGGGFLKIDCSIFSQGHEVSALVGAPPSYVGRDQKPLLDPEIIETENSVVLFDEIEKGTAELWNLLLQIMEDGEITLLNSGRVVSFRNAILIMTTNVGAKEMVDFIDKRNIGFRSTRQDMEATGQQIYQIGFEALQRVFRPEWINRIDEIIAFRPLSSSTMSQIFDRMLSEANGQYLNYGIQVEVSPAAKDHILRKGYNPTFGARPLRARMLKDIDAPLADLVASGGIPQGSRVYVAYHGGEQYDQELRFYYRRDEQLAEEARRRREARAREERERALTTGAEPKPSSQGPAMARSIDAVPRR
- a CDS encoding SH3 domain-containing protein; this translates as MPKLPFKRKARGGEADQLAAYLPTQTIDYTSLPPIDEESALARFRRLPLPTRLSIVLLPILLIAGATWVVWSLLNAPQSTEAAETPPPSLTLADARVVNRDAIAIEGTADHVADGTPVSAQLLDGTQPVAWADPTSTTGLVMNGRFNLRLTKAADAPPLPERNTYRVEVTLGNGAEALTAQRDLVVPSLLREEFFAVAVEATSVPEPTPAPSPEPTPAPSPEPTPAPSPEPTPIPAGPPTVATTAEATLLISPTLGSAVVTVVQPGTTFTPLLRSDDGQWFLVPQGARVAWLSRSQAQVDAARINEIPSVRPPAAAVTAGPLKATVFNGGNIRYLPNLETGTVLGQLHAGQTVTVKGKTADGRWIRVVAPEAEGWVSITLLTIDEATLAQAPVLP
- a CDS encoding ABC transporter substrate-binding protein — encoded protein: MRQRCRWLLDLAALAILGLFGWNIALTARGAADPIWSAIQQRGTLRVGTAPGFRPFVVERDGRLQGYDIDLVNEVVRRLGLRAEFVPLAYDALYDTLSTRQVELLTAALPLAPEQGWRARFSTPYLNAGLVLVLHRAGTIDADAPQLSGRTIGVALGSDADSYARALQQRDARISVRNDFETPEAALAALTRRQVDAVIADAVSALAAGQADPELMIAPNALTFEPYVLAMPVEAYQLHGAINQALEAMRLQGWFDQANQRWFRPEHVYAAPDGS